The following are encoded in a window of Sphaerisporangium siamense genomic DNA:
- a CDS encoding trypsin-like peptidase domain-containing protein, translating into MRPWSVRVHGPRGICGAGVLLDPHHVLTCAHVVNTALGRPPDAPELPASPIELDFPFSADGHRLSAWVADGGWFPIQGDERGDVAVLALAAPAPDGAAPAVFRERAERGTPVHAYGYPPGVDTGVWAVSYEVGDPGGPEWIQLDATRPTGRRIEHGFSGAAVERLGDGRVVGIVVTEDPTDTAKVAWMLPTSVLSSRWRLPHVERSPHVPAHDRSRGGPPGPAARPACLADAAPEVAGVLRIMRQVADDLPYPLRGGHGRLPLSGVYVRQSVTAASESRRPWDEGIEDMAEEERRPASGPSQPFEQVFERHDHLVIEGAAGLGKSTLGRVLTRHMAERVLDSQDIPADGDPAHMAGRVLDSQNAPADGDPALVPIMLPARVLAGHLDRSWPEALQAAVTAEYGRPDGEVPAGVFSRPLHGRRWLIVVDALDEIPHQDDRERLLTALAARLPDGDGPARYLITTRPLSPGEIDRLRGPRVGFYALQPFDDEALRAFAHNWFDPGNIPSGDAAAEEFLRQVRLAGLEEILEVPLLATVAAHVHQSRRDRPLPAGRYELYEEYMAQFARARSGTAATTLAPLGDLPGGPALATWLSEHQADLMEELATAYTTSERALIEVARRFLAEHAPMPARLPLDWDDVLAEWLCRSGILGRSGTRLRFLHQTFAEHLAATARAKALPDTFAPDEPPWDELVRDMLLEDENARRVLLHHLHLRGPGAALLDWLQQGTLDQRACAETLIQEGTPTSESQLDVHLTRVERQVRAGRPAELKNLAGLTRHAMVRRRLEALLTETTALSAYETITLVDLLRERSDHVRREGPSLLRTLATSDGSVHLPLEAAVVLARFGGEHRAEGAHVLYAIGVDPSCDILVREHAGEALARLGPENRTRAGDAFHRLAADPAVWFWTRLRSAERLAALGGEHRTRAAEILRAMAANTEAPGWARHPPAKELAKLGGRHRAEALDLLRRLADEPDVDAYERGEALVAMAEIEPLHRSEAADALTRLATDLTVDAWTRFRAARELADLGAESRAKAARIFFDQARDPDTDPGSRQSSAVELSNLGTQFHAWAREALRLVGTDLTISPDEARTAATRLPLLRAEGHAHAAEILLRLAAASSVPVYERFRAATTLAKLGGEYTDRVHGLVVGLLDDPLAPSFARVLAAAIWAALRPHDTPVTAALVHQLAMAPTTPPEARILGARALLGMEDRGLGRAAEVLGVVASDHLAGARERERAADELLSLGDENRDRAAVHYGEIATDPTTDGGDRVNSARAAALVGSGRIHGTEILYGFVLDPTVEPRIRMIAVGYLVMGGREHHQRVISTLYGLISDPAAPVELRVSAARRLTDFGPEHRERALKVIYRLAADPGLSDEDKLGFLTAVDLMDRERRAEVAVSLRRLTTDPFTPAVTRRSAAVELGKLGGEHTSWATAVLHRLATDPALPPDARRSAAEELATLGEDGRRQAVDVMHGLALDPRSVPEDRGEAAYELAKLSGADRDRGARVLLGIAVDPRVAPGDRCSAAWRLGRLGGGHRDRGAEILDDLARDPAADPDDRLIAARRLVTLGPAAQPRAVDALSRLARDPGAGAFVRRWAAESLAELPSPHTEALAADCLALLAEDGAADAWNRCWAIERLMTLDSAARRRALKAAYDFTREQAPPPSSRAEPLPRDTALAQMVRASMAVADTVAADTVAADTVRGGRLPTEAALGGKVSADTAAGGTAGWCGRDMVEWPGGDGELDLPRVLAVAWLADIGDEHHHRAVDLLTRFSEDRAHSGRDRILAAFSLLGLSHIHRERGARLLRWIADDPRLRAWERRQAADVLTRLGHEHRATAAALLGAIVADASADLWERVEAAQALDVLDPTGRPAAVAALRPVVGEYAVPVEQRLAAVDVLLRLGPEGRCAAIDLLWEIAGEVEDEARRRALLILARMEDGPREEAARRLGALAADAYVAADVRLRAALDLARMGDAWHAGAVKALRRLAADPEVDPVRRALTLDALDKAVHLVHPQDPDNPENNPNGPDTPAGPASYGGAAPAPAGTSRREVAEALLLAARDASVHVPLRREAAHVLANDHDGYRTQAAEILRELAATRSAPPRERRAAVRDLASLGPEHHADATRILQEIAAAPAANRTDTVETVRAGYPKGFAEDREAAGVAETAEVGDGSYERGMALLLLASLDPSYRKAAADAATRILEDPRVPPRELLDVAGELPGLGARYRHHAAMALYALATDSSATTEDRRRAAGAIADLVGGEGRVRGPLWVREHVA; encoded by the coding sequence ATGCGCCCATGGTCGGTCCGCGTCCACGGCCCCCGAGGCATCTGCGGCGCCGGCGTCCTCCTCGACCCTCACCACGTCCTGACCTGCGCCCACGTCGTCAACACCGCCCTCGGCCGCCCCCCGGACGCCCCGGAACTCCCCGCCAGCCCGATCGAGCTGGACTTCCCGTTCAGCGCGGACGGCCACCGTCTCAGCGCGTGGGTCGCGGACGGCGGCTGGTTCCCGATCCAGGGCGACGAGCGCGGCGACGTGGCCGTCCTCGCCCTGGCCGCCCCGGCTCCGGACGGCGCCGCCCCGGCCGTGTTCCGCGAGCGGGCCGAGCGCGGCACGCCCGTGCACGCCTACGGCTACCCACCCGGCGTGGACACCGGCGTCTGGGCCGTCTCCTACGAGGTCGGCGACCCCGGCGGCCCCGAGTGGATCCAGCTCGACGCGACCAGACCCACCGGCCGCCGCATCGAGCACGGCTTCAGCGGGGCCGCCGTCGAGCGCCTCGGCGACGGCCGCGTCGTCGGCATCGTCGTCACGGAGGACCCGACGGACACGGCCAAGGTCGCCTGGATGCTGCCCACGTCGGTCCTGTCGTCCCGCTGGCGATTACCGCACGTCGAGCGCTCGCCGCACGTCCCCGCGCACGACCGGTCGCGCGGCGGTCCGCCAGGCCCCGCCGCGCGGCCGGCGTGCCTCGCGGACGCGGCGCCGGAAGTGGCCGGGGTGCTCCGCATCATGCGGCAGGTCGCCGACGACCTGCCGTACCCGCTGCGCGGCGGCCACGGCCGCCTGCCCCTGTCCGGCGTCTACGTCCGCCAGAGCGTCACCGCCGCCTCCGAGTCGCGCCGGCCGTGGGACGAGGGAATCGAGGACATGGCGGAGGAGGAGCGGCGCCCCGCCTCCGGGCCGTCCCAGCCCTTCGAGCAGGTCTTCGAGCGGCACGACCACCTGGTGATCGAGGGCGCCGCCGGGCTCGGCAAGAGCACGCTCGGCCGGGTGCTGACCCGGCACATGGCCGAGCGCGTCCTGGACTCCCAGGACATCCCCGCCGACGGTGACCCGGCCCACATGGCCGGGCGCGTCCTGGACTCCCAGAACGCCCCCGCCGACGGTGATCCGGCCCTGGTCCCGATCATGCTGCCCGCGCGCGTGCTGGCCGGCCACCTGGACCGTAGCTGGCCCGAGGCGCTCCAGGCGGCGGTGACCGCGGAGTACGGACGCCCCGACGGCGAGGTACCCGCCGGCGTGTTCTCTCGCCCCCTGCACGGCAGGCGCTGGCTGATCGTCGTGGACGCCCTGGACGAGATCCCCCACCAGGACGACCGGGAGCGCCTGCTGACGGCGCTGGCCGCCCGCCTCCCCGACGGCGACGGCCCGGCCCGGTACCTGATCACGACCCGCCCGCTCTCCCCCGGGGAGATCGACCGGCTGCGCGGCCCCCGGGTCGGCTTCTACGCGCTCCAGCCCTTCGACGACGAGGCCCTGCGCGCGTTCGCCCACAACTGGTTCGACCCCGGGAACATCCCCTCGGGCGACGCGGCGGCCGAGGAGTTCCTGCGCCAGGTGCGGCTGGCCGGCCTGGAGGAGATCCTCGAAGTGCCGCTGCTGGCCACGGTCGCCGCGCACGTCCACCAGTCCCGCCGCGACCGCCCGCTCCCCGCCGGCCGCTACGAGCTGTACGAGGAGTACATGGCGCAGTTCGCCCGGGCTCGTTCCGGGACGGCCGCCACCACCCTGGCGCCCCTCGGCGACCTACCGGGCGGTCCGGCCCTGGCGACGTGGCTGAGCGAACACCAGGCCGACCTGATGGAGGAACTGGCCACCGCGTACACGACCAGCGAGCGTGCGCTGATCGAGGTGGCGCGGCGCTTCCTCGCCGAGCACGCGCCCATGCCCGCGCGCCTGCCGCTCGACTGGGACGACGTCCTCGCGGAATGGCTGTGCCGGTCGGGCATCCTCGGCAGGAGCGGAACGCGCCTGCGCTTCCTGCACCAGACCTTCGCCGAACACCTGGCCGCCACCGCCCGCGCCAAGGCCCTGCCCGACACGTTCGCCCCCGACGAACCGCCCTGGGACGAGCTCGTCCGCGACATGCTGCTGGAAGACGAGAACGCCCGGCGCGTGCTGCTGCACCACCTGCACCTGCGCGGACCGGGCGCGGCGCTGCTCGACTGGCTCCAGCAGGGCACCCTCGACCAGCGAGCCTGCGCCGAGACCCTGATCCAGGAGGGCACCCCCACCTCGGAATCCCAACTCGACGTCCACCTGACCAGGGTGGAGCGGCAGGTGCGGGCGGGCCGGCCTGCGGAACTCAAGAACCTCGCGGGTCTGACCCGCCACGCCATGGTCCGCCGCCGCCTGGAGGCCCTCCTCACCGAGACCACGGCGCTCTCCGCGTACGAGACGATCACCCTGGTCGACCTGCTGCGGGAACGGTCCGACCACGTGCGCCGCGAGGGCCCGTCTCTGCTGCGGACGCTAGCCACCTCGGACGGCTCGGTCCACCTTCCCTTAGAGGCGGCCGTGGTCCTGGCTCGCTTCGGCGGGGAGCACCGCGCCGAGGGCGCCCACGTGCTCTACGCGATCGGCGTCGATCCCTCTTGCGACATCCTCGTCCGGGAGCACGCCGGGGAGGCCCTGGCCCGGCTGGGCCCCGAGAACCGCACGCGTGCCGGAGATGCCTTCCATCGGCTGGCCGCCGATCCGGCCGTCTGGTTCTGGACTCGCCTTCGTTCCGCCGAGCGGCTCGCCGCCCTCGGGGGAGAGCACCGAACCCGGGCGGCGGAGATCCTTCGCGCCATGGCCGCGAACACAGAGGCCCCCGGTTGGGCGCGGCACCCGCCCGCGAAAGAGCTGGCCAAGCTCGGCGGGCGGCACCGTGCCGAAGCACTGGACCTGTTGCGCCGTCTGGCGGACGAGCCGGACGTCGACGCGTACGAACGGGGCGAGGCGCTGGTCGCCATGGCGGAGATCGAGCCGCTGCACCGCTCCGAGGCCGCCGACGCCCTCACGCGCCTGGCCACCGACCTCACGGTGGACGCGTGGACCCGCTTCCGGGCCGCTCGGGAGCTGGCGGATCTCGGCGCCGAGAGCCGTGCGAAGGCCGCGAGGATCTTCTTCGACCAAGCGCGCGATCCGGACACGGACCCGGGCAGCCGGCAGAGCTCCGCCGTCGAGCTGAGCAATCTCGGCACGCAGTTCCATGCATGGGCCCGCGAGGCCCTGCGCCTCGTCGGCACGGACCTCACCATCAGCCCGGACGAGGCCAGGACGGCGGCGACCCGGCTGCCCCTGCTCCGCGCGGAGGGCCACGCGCACGCCGCGGAGATCCTCCTGCGCCTCGCCGCCGCCTCGAGTGTGCCGGTGTACGAGCGATTCAGGGCGGCCACGACGCTGGCCAAGCTGGGAGGCGAGTACACCGATCGCGTACACGGGCTGGTGGTCGGGCTCCTGGACGATCCGCTCGCCCCGTCCTTCGCGCGCGTGCTGGCGGCGGCGATCTGGGCTGCGCTCAGACCCCATGACACGCCCGTGACGGCCGCGCTGGTCCACCAATTGGCCATGGCGCCGACAACACCTCCGGAGGCCCGTATCCTCGGCGCCCGTGCGTTGCTCGGTATGGAAGATCGTGGCCTCGGCCGCGCCGCGGAGGTATTGGGCGTCGTGGCCTCCGACCACTTGGCCGGCGCGCGCGAGCGCGAGCGGGCGGCTGATGAGCTTTTGTCGCTCGGAGACGAGAACCGCGATCGCGCCGCCGTCCATTATGGCGAGATCGCCACCGACCCCACCACCGACGGGGGAGACCGGGTGAACAGCGCCCGGGCCGCAGCGTTGGTGGGGAGTGGCCGTATCCACGGTACCGAGATCCTTTACGGATTCGTTCTCGATCCCACGGTCGAACCCAGGATCCGGATGATCGCCGTCGGCTATTTGGTGATGGGGGGCAGGGAGCATCACCAGCGGGTGATCTCCACGCTATACGGTCTCATCAGCGACCCCGCAGCGCCCGTCGAGTTACGTGTCAGCGCCGCCCGGAGGCTCACCGACTTCGGCCCCGAGCATCGCGAGCGCGCGCTCAAGGTCATCTACCGGCTGGCAGCGGATCCCGGGCTGAGCGACGAGGACAAGCTGGGCTTTCTAACCGCGGTCGACTTGATGGACCGCGAGCGCCGCGCGGAGGTCGCCGTATCGCTCCGCCGGCTCACCACGGATCCGTTCACGCCGGCCGTGACTCGCCGGTCCGCCGCGGTGGAGCTTGGGAAGCTGGGCGGCGAACACACGTCATGGGCCACCGCTGTGCTGCACCGGCTGGCCACCGACCCCGCCCTCCCCCCTGACGCCCGCCGGTCGGCGGCCGAGGAGCTGGCCACGTTGGGCGAGGACGGCAGGCGTCAGGCGGTGGACGTCATGCACGGCCTCGCGCTGGACCCCCGGTCCGTTCCGGAGGACCGTGGCGAGGCGGCGTACGAGCTGGCCAAGCTGAGCGGCGCGGATCGGGACCGCGGCGCGCGTGTCCTTCTCGGCATCGCCGTAGACCCGCGCGTGGCGCCGGGCGACCGGTGCTCGGCGGCCTGGCGGCTCGGACGGCTCGGCGGCGGCCATCGCGACCGCGGCGCGGAGATCCTCGACGACCTCGCCCGCGACCCGGCCGCCGATCCCGACGACCGCCTCATCGCCGCACGCCGACTCGTCACGCTCGGCCCGGCCGCCCAGCCCCGCGCCGTGGACGCGCTGTCCCGGCTCGCCCGCGACCCCGGCGCCGGGGCGTTCGTCCGCCGGTGGGCGGCCGAGTCCCTGGCCGAGCTGCCCTCGCCGCACACCGAGGCCCTCGCCGCCGACTGCCTCGCCTTGCTCGCCGAGGACGGAGCAGCCGACGCCTGGAACCGCTGCTGGGCCATCGAGCGCCTCATGACCCTGGACTCGGCGGCCCGCCGCCGCGCCCTGAAGGCGGCGTACGACTTCACCCGGGAGCAGGCACCCCCGCCCTCGTCACGCGCCGAGCCCCTCCCCCGGGACACGGCTCTCGCACAGATGGTCCGCGCGAGCATGGCCGTCGCGGACACGGTCGCGGCGGACACAGTCGCGGCGGACACGGTTCGCGGTGGCAGGCTGCCGACGGAGGCGGCTCTTGGTGGCAAGGTTTCGGCGGACACGGCGGCCGGTGGGACGGCCGGGTGGTGCGGTCGCGACATGGTGGAGTGGCCTGGTGGCGATGGCGAGCTCGATCTGCCGCGTGTGCTGGCCGTCGCCTGGTTGGCCGATATCGGTGACGAGCATCATCATCGCGCGGTCGATCTGCTCACCCGGTTCTCCGAGGACCGCGCGCACTCGGGCCGCGACCGCATTCTGGCCGCCTTCTCGCTGCTCGGCCTCAGTCACATCCACCGCGAGCGCGGCGCACGCCTGCTCCGGTGGATCGCCGACGACCCGCGCCTGCGGGCCTGGGAGCGCCGCCAGGCCGCCGACGTACTCACGAGGCTCGGCCACGAACATCGCGCCACGGCGGCGGCCCTGCTCGGCGCCATCGTGGCCGACGCCTCGGCCGACCTCTGGGAGCGCGTGGAGGCCGCGCAGGCACTGGACGTGCTGGACCCCACCGGACGGCCCGCCGCAGTGGCCGCGCTACGGCCGGTCGTCGGCGAGTACGCGGTTCCCGTCGAGCAGCGCCTTGCGGCGGTGGACGTCCTTCTCCGGCTCGGCCCCGAGGGACGCTGCGCAGCGATCGACCTGCTCTGGGAGATCGCCGGGGAGGTGGAGGACGAGGCCCGCCGACGCGCCCTCCTCATCCTCGCCCGGATGGAGGACGGACCTCGCGAGGAGGCGGCCCGGCGGCTCGGGGCCCTGGCCGCCGATGCGTACGTCGCCGCGGACGTGCGTCTGCGGGCGGCGCTGGACCTGGCGCGCATGGGCGACGCGTGGCACGCGGGGGCGGTGAAAGCACTCCGCCGACTCGCCGCCGATCCAGAAGTCGACCCCGTACGGCGCGCTCTCACACTGGACGCCCTCGACAAGGCCGTCCACCTCGTCCACCCCCAAGACCCCGACAACCCGGAGAACAATCCCAACGGCCCCGACACACCCGCCGGCCCCGCGTCGTACGGCGGTGCGGCGCCCGCGCCGGCGGGCACGTCACGACGTGAGGTCGCGGAAGCGCTTCTCCTGGCCGCTCGGGACGCCTCCGTACACGTACCGCTGCGCAGGGAGGCCGCGCATGTCCTAGCCAATGATCACGACGGGTACCGGACGCAAGCGGCGGAGATCCTACGAGAGCTCGCCGCGACACGGTCCGCCCCGCCCCGGGAACGCCGGGCGGCTGTACGTGACCTCGCGAGTCTGGGACCTGAGCACCACGCCGATGCCACGCGCATCCTCCAGGAGATCGCCGCCGCACCCGCCGCGAACAGGACGGACACGGTGGAGACAGTGCGGGCCGGATATCCGAAGGGCTTTGCGGAGGACCGGGAGGCCGCAGGCGTTGCGGAGACAGCGGAAGTGGGGGACGGCTCATACGAGCGGGGGATGGCGCTGCTTCTGCTCGCCTCCCTCGATCCGTCGTATCGGAAGGCCGCGGCCGACGCCGCGACGCGAATTCTCGAAGACCCGCGCGTTCCTCCCCGTGAACTTCTGGACGTCGCCGGGGAGCTCCCCGGACTCGGTGCCCGGTACCGGCACCACGCCGCCATGGCGCTCTACGCTCTCGCCACCGACTCCTCGGCGACCACGGAGGACAGGCGCCGCGCGGCGGGAGCCATCGCCGATCTGGTGGGCGGCGAAGGGCGGGTCAGGGGGCCGCTTTGGGTCAGGGAACACGTCGCGTGA